From a single Miscanthus floridulus cultivar M001 chromosome 8, ASM1932011v1, whole genome shotgun sequence genomic region:
- the LOC136470217 gene encoding sugar transport protein 5-like: protein MLIGGMFFLAGAILNTSAVHISMLIIGRILLAFAVAASPAWCIVTVVCWLQSAPVYLAEIAPARWRGAFTTCFNVGMFMADMVNYGTNSIVPAAVVIVGAALIPDTPNSLVLRGRLDEAPASLRRIREDGAAADTDAELKDIVRAMEQDRRHESGARG from the exons ATGCTGATCGGCGGCATGTTTTTCTTGGCCGGCGCCATTCTCAACACCTCCGCCGTCCACATCAGCATGCTCATCATTGGCCGCATCCTGCTTGCCTTCGCCGTCGCGGCTTCACCAGCCTG GTGCATCGTGACAGTGGTGTGTTGGTTGCAGTCTGCACCCGTGTACCTGGCGGAGATCGCACCGGCACGGTGGCGAGGCGCGTTCACGACCTGCTTCAACGTGGGCATGTTCATGGCGGACATGGTGAACTATGGCACCAATTCCATCGTCCCGGCCGCCGTCGTCATCGTCGGCGCGGCGCTCATCCCTGACACGCCCAACAGtctggtgctgcgtgggaggctcgacgaggcccccgcctcgctgcGGCGCATCCGCGAGGACGGGGCAGCGGCCGACACCGACGCGGAGCTCAAGGACATCGTCCGCGCCATGGAGCAAGACCGCAGGCACGAGTCCGGCGCACGCGGATAA
- the LOC136474101 gene encoding sugar transport protein MST1-like, with translation MHGGGVVTLSSAGAGYSSEITVTVVMSCLMAASGGLIFGYDISITGGLTQMESFLKAFFPDILEKMNNATQDEYCIFDSQLLTTFVSSLYLAGMFACLVAGHITKKIGRRNSMLIGASLFFVGSVLNCTAVNVAMLVIGRVLLGFAVGFTNQSAPVYLAEIAPARWRGAFTSIFHLFLNVGMFVADLVNYRANTIAVWGWRLSLGVGIVPATVILVGATFIPDSPNSLVLRGKPDAARASLQRIRGRSADVDVELKDIMQAAEEDRRYESGAFRRIVRCEYRPHLVMAIAIPVFFELTGMIVVTLFTPLLFYTIGFTSQKAILGSIITDVVSLASIAVAAVAVDRVGRRSLFMVGGAILLACLVAMAWIFGAELGTDGEKAMPRPYAVAVVALVCLFTAGFGVSWGPLKWIIPSEIYPLEVRSAGQGVSEAISLALTFVQTQSFLNMLCSFKYGAFAYNAGWVVVMTAFIFFFLPETKGVPIESLREVWARHWYWKRFVKPPPPSAPKV, from the exons ATGCACGGCGGGGGAGTAGTCACATTGAGCAGCGCCGGCGCCGGCTACAGCAGCGAGATCACCGTCACGGTGGTGATGAGCTGCCTGATGGCGGCCTCCGGCGGGCTCATCTTCGGCTACGACATCAGCATCACAG GTGGGTTGACGCAGATGGAGTCGTTCCTGAAGGCTTTCTTCCCCGACATCTTGGAGAAGATGAACAACGCGACGCAGGACGAGTACTGCATCTTCGACAGCCAGCTGCTCACCACATTTGTCTCGTCGCTGTACCTCGCCGGCATGTTCGCCTGCCTGGTCGCGGGCCacatcaccaagaagattggGCGGCGGAACTCGATGCTCATCGGGGCCTCGCTCTTCTTCGTCGGCTCCGTGCTCAACTGCACCGCCGTGAACGTGGCTATGCTCGTCATCGGCCGCGTCCTCCTGGGCTTCGCCGTGGGGTTCACGAACCAGTCCGCGCCGGTGTACCTGGCGGAGATCGCGCCGGCGCGGTGGCGTGGGGCGTTCACCAGCATCTTCCACTTGTTCCTGAACGTGGGCATGTTCGTGGCCGACCTGGTGAACTACCGCGCCAACACCATCGCCGTGTGGGGCTGGCGGCTGTCCCTCGGCGTGGGCATCGTCCCGGCCACCGTCATCCTGGTGGGCGCGACGTTCATCCCGGACTCGCCCAACAGCCTGGTGCTGCGCGGGAAGCCCGACGCTGCCCGCGCGTCGCTGCAGCGCATCCGCGGGAGGTCCGCCGACGTGGACGTGGAGCTGAAGGACATCATGCAGGCCGCGGAGGAGGACCGGCGGTACGAGTCCGGCGCGTTCCGGCGCATCGTCCGGTGCGAGTACCGCCCGCACCTTGTGATGGCCATCGCCATCCCGGTGTTCTTCGAGCTGACGGGCATGATCGTGGTGACGCTCTTCACGCCACTCCTCTTCTACACCATCGGGTTCACGAGCCAGAAGGCGATCCTGGGGTCCATCATCACCGACGTGGTGAGCCTGGCGTCCATCGCCGTCGCCGCGGTGGCCGTGGACCGGGTCGGGCGGCGGTCGCTGTTCATGGTGGGCGGGGCCATCCTGCTGGCGTGCCTGGTGGCCATGGCGTGGATCTTCGGCGCCGAGCTGGGCACCGACGGCGAGAAGGCGATGCCGCGGCCCTACGccgtggcggtggtggcgctggTGTGCCTGTTCACGGCCGGCTTCGGCGTGTCGTGGGGCCCGCTCAAGTGGATCATCCCCAGCGAGATCTACCCGCTGGAGGTGAGGTCGGCGGGGCAGGGGGTGAGCGAGGCCATCTCGCTGGCGCTCACCTTCGTGCAGACGCAGTCTTTCCTCAACATGCTCTGCAGCTTCAAGTACGGCGCCTTCGCGTACAACGCGGGCtgggtggtggtcatgaccgcgttcatcttcttcttcctgccGGAGACCAAGGGCGTGCCCATCGAGTCACTCCGCGAGGTGTGGGCGCGCCACTGGTACTGGAAGCGCTTCgtcaagccgccgccgccgtcagccCCCAAAGTTTGA